The window ttaagataattaagTCTCGATCTTAAGGCcaagatggtcatgtccccacaatgagaacatgagtcatCCACAAACGCAGTCTCAGTGTGATGACACATGACACATCGATAGTGGCTGTCCCGAGGAGCGATATATCTGAATGTATAGAATGAAAAACTTACCCAACCCAGGGACACTTTAGCTTCAGATGATCTTGATTTCTCAGGTGTGTCTCCTGTAGAAAAACCACATCAGCATTCAACCTTTTCAAATGGGAGAATATTTTTGATCTTTTGATGGGGTTACCCATTCCTTTAATATTCCAAGTAAGAAGTCTTAAATTAGCCATTTACCTCACTATAAACCACTAGCTTGACTACATCAGACTTCATACTTCTGCTCAATTtcagttcgcttctgtactcCGTCTGAGACAGCAAACTATCTCTCAGATTTCCTATTTCCTATCTCCcaggctgagagccgtgacataAACGCTAAGCGCCGAATTTAggattgtagtttaggttagggaaataGAACATGGGACTTCTATGcgctctgttgtggagaatattcccggCATTTGCCAACTGAAGCCCGAACTAGAAGAGTgattgtttcacattttgaatggaggtgatgttgtggccCTACTTCCGAGTCCCGACAGGTTGTGGGAAAAGTTaaatttatcaactgttaccaATTGTCAGTGAGAAACTGGCAAGGCCAAAGTCCGGCACAATGATAATTGTGATTGTGAACTGCCATGTTCCCTCCGGTATTTTGCTCGatggttttgtttttgcagcATACCTGTTTACAGCCGGCGAATAACACACGTAATAACCAAACGTTATGTGATTTGGCTTATGGGgacaccaatgattttaaacttcagacaagcatCCCCCACAAGAAAGTAAATGCTTGTcaattatgcccttccagactctgtctacgaagcaaagcgaagtagcagagtttggtattaccaggctaataaACCACACCACTTGGGGTGAACATGTGTAAATGCACCTCctgtaaagaaaatacaaataaaaaatcaggccagaaaatacaaataacaacCAGAACACCCACCTAACATCCCCAAATGATGTGAACTCGTGTTGACTCCAACTGGAGCAATATCATAGTTACTGCTAATGATTAGAAACTCTTAGACAAAAGCTTGAGACCTGCAGAATATACAGtttgagtaatattaataatgaaaatgcaaaaatattcatattaaatcaGAAAGCCTGCTTTAACCAATAACACCACACTTACAGTATATTACAGATAAAATAGGAACACCGTTTGAGTTCTTATAACATTAAACAAATTTTGGATTTGTGCCTGTGTAGGACACTCTAACAGTCTCCGAGAGTATGTAAACCAAACCACACTCCATTTTTTAAGTCCAGTGACTAATGACTAAGGCATATTGCTAAGATGAATGGATTAGCTTACTCTGGTGACAAGATAACACTTAGTtaggacctgactcgactcaacGTGGACCACGGGGACCTGGTCTGTGGGGACCTGattcgactctggatggtcacctgtggctgccatcttgtgcagtggcgctgggctggtgaccatcttgtgcagtggtgctgggctggctgcCATcatggagagacaggtgtggtcGTGTATCCTTTTGACTACAAAGGTAACTGgtgaacccccaaaagtccaggacctccagccccttcatctcccacccAGGCAAAGGATTATCCAGACCGTTGTTAAACAGGTCCTTCAGTGCTTCCTCATTATACCCCAGCCCTACTGCCATTGTCCAAAAGATCTGCGCAAACTcacccacctcactccccttttGACAGAGGGTGATTAGGTTCAGGAACCTCCCCCTCCGCTCCTCAATGCTGGCTGGGGAGCgggaaaaaaaaatcccacactgctggatctgggcatgatgagatccaattgcagtgttttaatgGGGTAATCAAAAATCTAAATCCTAAAACAGGCTAGAGGTCAATAACAAGGAAATCAgtccaaaaagaaaagaaacatgaaAGAACACGAGAAAGATGAGTGACGGAAACAGACCGGTTTATATAGACAGGTGAGaacgatgaaagtggagacagctgagtgcaattaattTCTCCTTTTAACATGCTTTCCTAAAAGCACATATTGCATAAAGCAAAATGGTATATCAagtaatattgttatatataaaatcatcTTTATACAATTTttggtatataaaaataaaaccctgaAACCCTGATTGgtgagttgaaaaaaaaaatctcattatttTTGCCTTTCATGTGTACTCATTGCCTCTTACAAACTAATTGCAAATGTTAATGCAAAGCGTAAagtaaataatacttaaatttgAATGAATCTGAACGAATTGCGTTGATGGGTTGCTCTTGCTTCGCTCTTGGGATGCATGCGCGCTCTTCCAGGACAAATGCTTTTACAAGGAGTTCCATCCTTCATGATGCCATGAAGAgccacaaccaaaaaaaaaaaataataataattttaaaaaaattctaagaaaCCCGGAAGAGTATATTTGTCACAGAAATACTCTGTTGTACTCccaaatcattttttaaaaactttgttAAAGCGTTGGATTATCATGCGAAACATGGACTGTGTAAATAACTCGACATGAAACATCCTTGGACTCCCCCTTGACatatatgtgtccctggagcaaaaatgagtcgctggggtatatcTTTAGCaatagccataaaaaaaaaaaaaaacattgtataggtcaaaattatagaatttttcttttttatttatttattttttatttattttttttttatttttattttttattctagaaatcattaggatattaagtaatgatcatgttccatgaagatattttgtaaatttcctactgtaaatatatcaaaacttaatgtttgtttAGTAATttacattgctaagaattcatttggacaacttttctcagtatttaaagttgttgtttttttgtttgttgtttttttttgcaccctcatttttcagatgttcaaatagttgtatattccaaatattgtccaatccttataaaccatacatcaatggaaagcttatttatacaGCTTTCCAATGATTTATAAATCTCGGTTTCAAAAAATGGACACTTAAGATGTTACCCAGAGATGCATGTGTGAAAACTCTCTATTTAACatcttttgtaataaaaaaaaaaaaagtaaatgatcaTGAATTGCACTTTAAAGTGATTTGTTTAAAAGTGATTTGTTGTACTTTGGTAAATATGGTAATTTAGAGGATTCACTTTAGTCTCTCTCAGTTATAGATCAGAAGGAGagtccagctgtgtgtctatgaggAGTGATGCATCTGTTCCATTAGATTATATGGGTGAAGAGACCGAAACTGATCTCAGGTGATCTCGGTGATctccatttttgtaaaaaaaaaaaaattcattaggatacagaataaataagcttattttatttattaatgttgtattttaattttataggCATGAAGTCCTCAACAGGTTTAGATCAAATCTGCTGAAGAAGTTTAAGCATCTGTATGAGGGAACAGCGATGCAGAGAAACCCAACACTCCTGAATGAGATCTACACAGAGCTCTacatcacagagagtgagagtggagagatcagtaatgaacatgaggtgagacagattgagacacAATCCAGGAGAGCAGCAACAGCGGACACAGCCATCAAATGCAGTGAAATCTTTAGACCTTTACCTGGACAAGACAAAGccatcagaactgtgctgacaaagggagtcgctggcattggaaaaacagtctctgtgcagaagctgatcctggactgggctgaagggaaagagaatcaggacatccagctcatatttccacttcctttcagagaaatcaacctgatgaaggacaaaacactcagtctttcagatcttcttcatgtCTTTCTCCCGGAAACTAAAGAAATTGAAATATCCagtgatgaatataaagtgttgttcatctttgatggtctggatgagtgtCGTCTGTCTCTGGACTTTAAGAGCGAAGTGAAAGTGTGTAATATATCTGAATCAGTCTCAGTGGACGAGCTGCTGATGAACCTCATTGTggggaatctgcttccctctgctctcatctggatcacctccagaccagcagcagctgatctcaTCCCCTCTGAATGTGTCCATCGAGTGACAGAGGTACGAGGCTTCAATGAGCCACAGAAGGAGGAatacttcaggaagagaatcagtgatcagagtctggccgacaggatcatctcacacctgaagtcatcaaggagcctttacatcatgtgccacatcccagtcttctgctggatctcagccgctgttctggagaagatgttgagtcgagcagagagaggagagattcccaagactctcactcagatgtacacacacttcctaaTCCTTCAGACCAACATCAAACATGGGAAGGACTATGAGGAGAAGGTGACAGATGAAGACATGATCCTCAAACTGGGGAAAGTGGCTTTTGAGCAGCTTGTGAAAGGCAACCTGATCTTCTATGAGGAAGACCTGAGAGAGTGTGGCATTGATGTGACAgaagcatcagtgtactcaggattgtgcactcagatcttcagagaggagctgggcttgtatcaggggaaagtcttctgctttgttcatctgagcattcaggaacatctagcagctctatatgtgcacattttatttaaaaatgataaatacagaAATTCGCTTGAGCCCATCACCAAACAGTCTAAATTGAAGGACTGGTTTCAGCTCAATTCATCAGAACATGTTTCATTATCTGAGCTGCATCAGAAAGCTGTGGATGAGGCTTTACAGAGTAAAAATGGACATCTGGATCTTTTCCTGCGGTTCCTTCTGGGTTTGTCAGTGGAGTCTCACCAGATTCTCCTACAACAAATAATGAAACACACAAGAAGCAGCTCTGACAGAAATGAGAAAACAGTTGAGTACATCAAGAAGAAGATTAGGACCATTGACTCTCCGGagaaatccatcaatctgttccactgtctgaatgaactgggtgATCATTCACTAGTGGAGGAAATACAACAGTATCTGAACTCTAGAAGAATAAAGGAAGctaaactctcttcatctcagtGGTCAGCTGTAGcttttgtgttgttgacatcagaagAGGAACTGAATGAGTTTCGtcttgataaatttgttaaaaaaaagaatgagcCTGAAAATATGAAAGTTCTTCAGAAGCTGCTGCCTGTGATTAAAGAATCCAGATCAGTTCAGTAAGTATCATTAAGTACAATAATTTCACTGTTTAAACATTATGAAAATCAAAGTTGAAGCTCATAAATCTTAAGTTCTGCAAATGTTGttcagaataatttgtaatttttaaaggggtcatgaactgcctttgtttgttattttatactGTTTTCTGTGATCCACTGTTACGTTCTCCTCCCAGTCTAGTAACgaagaaaagtaaagaaaaaggCAAGTAACAAAGAAAAAGAGGGGTAACGTTAAAAACGTAGAATTACGTAGAGGATACGCTTCAGCCTCAGGCTTCAGAGTGAAAGCAAACACAGCTTCAAGTACtagaaaaagtattaatttctgttATCTGAATTGAAATGGTTAACAAAAGATGGGAATAAGTCTTCAGGAGAGAGGAGGGCCTAAAATAACAGAGAAAACCTGAGGCTAACGAAGGTTTAAGGGAGCTATCTTCCCTGTACAAAAGCAAAGATGATGATCAACAATAAAAACTTCCCTGACCTCCCTCTATAACCAAATGACAGGAGAAAAATATGAACAGAGCTAATAAGATTACATACAATACCTTTTAATTACCCACATGTAGAGAAATCAACACTAGAAAGCAAACCCTGCATTATATGAGTGGTATTGGAATATAAATCGCAGCACGTTTCAGATTAAAAAACACGACTTCTATTTCTGAAAATATCACAGTTAGGAGATTTATAAtgagaccatatatatatatatatatatatatatatatatatatattttactagtgggtgcaggacactatagttaatGTAAGTGAGGACAGCAAAATAAACTGAcaaattatacccaaaaattcttcatgcagtggactaccagtaaaactgatacaaatttgggaccaaaaattattcagaccgAGCGTCTGAGACGTTAACCTTTTGTCTTTATGCACTTCCTGATGACTGGGCAGGGTGCCAAGTTAAAGATGGTACATCTGTGCCTTTttctctatgataatgtgaaggtatggGTGATACTGTCAGGCTAATTGGATTAGCACCTATGCATTTGAATGACACTAAGCTGATGAAATCGGGGCCGGGGAAATTCCGGTAACGGGTTGATTCTTCTACTGCATTTTCATGCTTTGTTTAGATTGTCTGCACCTCTATGTATCCCTCCACATTGAAAGGTATAAACTCTTACTGTGCTGAACTATAGTCAGACTTGGATGACTGCAGCAACGCACAGCGAGTCCTCAATAACgagtaacttctgaatgaaccttTAAGACCAGTACAAATTTGTTATCCTCTGTGTCGTCAGAGAAgaattaacctgttagccagcacccctcAGTATGGGACTCACAGCTAAAAGTAacctacctaacttaaaattgtaacatttcCTTACTTCAGTATGTTACACACACAATGtttgtgtctttggaaagaagaccatTTGGGCATTACATTCTATCAACCaaattttataatgttaaaaaatatgaaaagttatagacactgttCCTTGAAAGTTTCTTGAAAGTTTTTATTTAccacactgtatttttttttatttgatataaaaatacatgaaatcagtcctggagcaatctagaaaattaatgggttgaaagtcacatgtctcgtGAGTTTTTATTTCAAACCTGAAGaggatatcatgaaaaattagattcctgcaaatatttttctgagaatGTCTAGTTATgtatagtataaatataaaaatatttagcaactgtattgaaggctacaaactatttagtcatgaaacataccactgcatatttttcaattatgaaactatagacagaaacttagacattatataagtgatttatttgagcaatagaaaaatataataagaataatttgagtaagaaaaataagataagaaaattaaaaaatatttaactttgtatgccaattacagaacatcctgagattgctagaaatgtagtaattacaatgaattacaatgcaaataagtgctaatgtgctgatggccagttatagagatggtaataaTACAAATGCCCCATAAAGTCAATAAACCAATCTCTCTACTCCTATTGATGGATTTTCATGTATAGCCATGATAACCATGATTATACAGTAATACcaagctgatttgcactcaaacagatggtaatcatgcagatacattcaacataaaaacacactcacacatatgtgaaaacttttgaaaaataaaacaaataaagaaaaaggcgatcgcttCACGAGAGAGTGCcacaattcaaataaattatcttttgtctttttttttggaggatcatctcattctgtttgtgactctgtatgctgcaaaaccatgccatttTTTAACTACCAAGGTGCAGTTTCTGAacatgagttattccataatggacacaAGCACTACTGTCCCTGAAGAAATGAAACTTAAACACAATGATATTGCTtcattggactaaacgtgctccatgagatgttgATACTGGGTGCAGGCTAACACGTTAATAGACAGCTGTAGGGTTTGGTTAACTAGTTTATCctctaaaaatattattatccTCCGTTCAGGCAGGTAAGATTAGCATTAGATGCAAATATTGATTATCCTCTGTTCAGGCAGGGAAGATTAGCATCACGTGCTAATATTTGTTATCCTCTGTTCAGGCAGGGAAGATTACCATTAtacaattatatgcattgttCCCTTGGTAAAATCTGCATTTCAGGGGCTAAACATCACGTTAtctgtattggggtcgcttcgacccgcggacatgaaaaacaaccgcagacttggcaacactgggtggccttttactacacagagccatagttcacagaaaatccacaaaaaatcaatttcaaaatcgcaggcgattctttgtcgattttaaaaaagctatatatatatatatatatatatatatatatatatatatatatatatatatatatatatatatatatatatatatatatatatttttttttgtagcttgtcggtggactatggctctgtgtagtaactgccgctccacctgaaccagtgttgccaagtccacggttgtttttcatgtccgcggtttgaagtgATCCCAATGCCAATAATGTGATTTTTAGTCcctaaaatgcatattttaccaaggcaaccctgccaaaacgtatattttaaccccgggatgCAATTTTTATCAGGGAACCCCCTGGAAACATGATTgaaaagcaagtgggcaggatttgttttgaaaacctggcaaccctgatctgaacgcatgtgctggaaatgtacttttaatatcAGTTACACCTTTACtaatgagatgcgcatgaaaattgaATTCGACTTTTTACACAACCCCATTTTTGTCATAGGAAACTCAGACCAGCAAGGAGCCCAGGGAATAAATTAATGCAACAGGCTTGGGGAATGCAACTGGGGCCAAACCTGCGGTGAAGACTCCCTCATAGGCCTTCCCCATCCACTAGTCATAAACTTCACTGTTCTTTAGGTGTcacaggaattaaaaaaaatagggaAAGAAGGAAGAACAATAGCAGActcagattgtgtcaaagcaactgttcAGCAAAGGATCCGTTTCCTGTTGTTGTGATTTGATCTGAACAAAATAGTGTATCGGTGTGACACAACTGAACCGGAATAGCATACGTTCTAGCTGATATTCTCCAAAAGTTGTAGGTTATTCAAAAATGGCACAAGGGTGatgcagaggagacaaattgttgaattttatttatttatttttttgccgcacaatgtattctcgtagcttcgtatgATATAagatgaaccactgatgtcacatggattatttttccagatctccttgctacgtttctggacttgggaacatttcagttgtattGCTGTCGTAAGGTCAGAAaactctcagattccatcaaaaatatcttaatttgtgttccgaagatgaaccaAGGTCTTGTGTTTGGTGAGGACATGCAGGAATGATTATCGGTTGGCTGTGAAGATATTCTGGCAAACCATACGGCCCCTCCGGAAGGGGAAGCAGTGCCCTGCCTACACTGTTTACAGTGGAGGTGGTCAACTGTTGACCTCAACTTGGGATATCGTTGGACGGTGGAAGGAATACCGACATGCCTTCCCGTGGAGGAAGCAGGGGCTGATGGGTCAGAGATGGACTTGTCCATCACCCAAGCTGAAGTCACCGAGGTAGTTAATAAGCTTCTTGGTGGCAAGACAccaggggtggatgagatccgccctgagtacctcaagtccctggatgttgtggggctgtcttggctgacacgtCTCTGCAGCAACGTGTGGTGGTCGGGGACAGTGCCTCTGAGAATGGCAGACCAGGGTGGTGGTCCCTGTTTTCAAGAAAGGGGACTGGAGGGTGTGTTCCAACTACAGAGGAATCACACTCCTCAGCCttcctgggaaagtctatgccagggtactggagaggagaattcggccgatagtcgATCCTTGGTTTCAGGAGGAACAATGCAGTTTTCGTCCcagtcgtggaacactggaccagctttaTACCCTCACCAGGGTgttggagggttcatgggagtttgcccaactagtccacatgtgttttgtggatctGAACAAGGCGTTCGACCGTGTCCCTTGCAGCCTCCTGTGGGGGTAGCTCCAGGAGTATGGGGTACGGGACCTTCTGTTAAGGGCTGCCCGGTCCCTGTATGACCGGAGCAGGAGCTTGGTTTGCATTGCCGGCTGTAAGTCAGACTTGTTCCCGGTACATGTTGCACTCCAGCAGGGCTGTCCTTTATCACCGGtcctgttcattgtttttatggaCAGGATTTCTAGGCACAGCCAGGGTTCGGAaggtgtccggtttggggaccatgtGATTTCGTCTCTGCTTTTTGCAGATTATGTTGTCATGTTGGCTTTATCGCGCCAGGAC is drawn from Carassius gibelio isolate Cgi1373 ecotype wild population from Czech Republic chromosome B1, carGib1.2-hapl.c, whole genome shotgun sequence and contains these coding sequences:
- the LOC127948570 gene encoding NLR family CARD domain-containing protein 3-like, which produces MRSDASVPLDYMGEETETDLRHEVLNRFRSNLLKKFKHLYEGTAMQRNPTLLNEIYTELYITESESGEISNEHEVRQIETQSRRAATADTAIKCSEIFRPLPGQDKAIRTVLTKGVAGIGKTVSVQKLILDWAEGKENQDIQLIFPLPFREINLMKDKTLSLSDLLHVFLPETKEIEISSDEYKVLFIFDGLDECRLSLDFKSEVKVCNISESVSVDELLMNLIVGNLLPSALIWITSRPAAADLIPSECVHRVTEVRGFNEPQKEEYFRKRISDQSLADRIISHLKSSRSLYIMCHIPVFCWISAAVLEKMLSRAERGEIPKTLTQMYTHFLILQTNIKHGKDYEEKVTDEDMILKLGKVAFEQLVKGNLIFYEEDLRECGIDVTEASVYSGLCTQIFREELGLYQGKVFCFVHLSIQEHLAALYVHILFKNDKYRNSLEPITKQSKLKDWFQLNSSEHVSLSELHQKAVDEALQSKNGHLDLFLRFLLGLSVESHQILLQQIMKHTRSSSDRNEKTVEYIKKKIRTIDSPEKSINLFHCLNELGDHSLVEEIQQYLNSRRIKEAKLSSSQWSAVAFVLLTSEEELNEFRLDKFVKKKNEPENMKVLQKLLPVIKESRSVQ